The following coding sequences lie in one Flavobacterium sediminis genomic window:
- a CDS encoding CvpA family protein, with translation MSFIDIVFAVFLSYALYKGIKNGLFVELASLIALVAGIFVAIKFSYVLKSVLETKVSWEPKYIEIAAFALTFIFVVVVIHLSAKLLTKIADFAYLGWMNKLAGAFFSALKTILMLSVVILLFEKMNVNNMLVEQGTLDESIFYNPTKEISAFLYPKIEEWYENSVQPSTDNENAIDLENEDVGPDNEQKTE, from the coding sequence ATGAGCTTTATTGATATTGTATTCGCCGTATTCTTGAGTTATGCTTTGTATAAAGGTATTAAAAACGGGCTTTTTGTGGAATTGGCTTCGCTTATCGCCTTAGTGGCCGGAATTTTTGTAGCTATAAAATTTTCGTATGTTTTAAAATCAGTTTTAGAAACCAAAGTGAGTTGGGAACCGAAATACATAGAAATTGCAGCATTTGCGCTGACTTTTATTTTTGTGGTAGTTGTTATCCATCTTTCGGCAAAATTATTGACCAAAATAGCCGATTTTGCTTATTTAGGTTGGATGAACAAATTAGCCGGAGCTTTTTTCAGTGCTTTAAAAACCATTTTGATGTTAAGCGTGGTAATTTTACTTTTCGAAAAAATGAATGTGAATAATATGTTGGTTGAACAAGGAACGTTAGACGAATCTATTTTTTACAATCCAACCAAGGAAATCTCAGCTTTTTTGTATCCAAAAATTGAAGAATGGTATGAAAATAGCGTTCAGCCTTCAACTGACAATGAAAATGCAATTGACTTAGAGAACGAAGATGTTGGACCTGATAATGAACAAAAAACAGAATAA
- a CDS encoding glycine-rich domain-containing protein has translation MNHEIWDPIERFEFDQAVSGYGFITRLAFENNWTAFFTLKAIEEYKKFMYLAAVENVMVSPSKIVDVVWHQHLIFTQSYNDFCSILGKRIEHILQHTIRKKKKSLIKQ, from the coding sequence ATGAATCATGAGATTTGGGATCCGATTGAACGTTTTGAGTTTGATCAGGCGGTATCCGGTTACGGATTTATTACTCGTTTAGCTTTTGAAAATAACTGGACTGCATTTTTTACTTTAAAAGCAATAGAGGAATACAAAAAGTTTATGTATCTGGCGGCAGTTGAAAATGTAATGGTTTCACCTTCAAAGATCGTAGATGTGGTTTGGCACCAGCATTTGATCTTTACCCAATCGTATAATGATTTTTGTAGCATTTTAGGAAAAAGAATTGAACATATCCTTCAACACACAATCCGCAAGAAAAAGAAAAGTTTGATAAAGCAGTAA
- a CDS encoding adenosylcobalamin-dependent ribonucleoside-diphosphate reductase, translated as MDTNLEVQKKQIYSNEEAYQASLEYFKGDDLAARVWLNKYALKDSEGNVYEKSPDDMHYRIAKEIARIEARYPNPLSETKVYDLIKNFTYIIPQGSPMTGIGNPYQVASLSNCFVIGNKGQSDSYGGIMKIDQEQVQLMKRRGGVGHDLSHVRPKGSPVKNSALTSTGLVPFMERYSNSTREVAQDGRRGALMLSVSINHPDAEDFIDAKLEQGKITGANVSVRIDDGFMRAVKSGEAYTQKYPTFSPSPVVSKKINAVDLWKKIVHNAWQSAEPGILFWDTIIRESLPDCYADLGYETISTNPCGEIPLCPYDSCRLLAINLFSYVKNPFTKQAYFDFELFKEHVGYAQRMMDDIIDLELEKVDTILAKIDKDPEDDEIKRTERNLWLEIRKKAKEGRRTGVGITAEGDMLAALGIRYGSKEGNAFSIDVHKTLALAAYRSSVEMAKERGAFTIFEAQREVNNPFVQRIKEADEALFRDMQKYGRRNIALLTIAPTGTTSLMAQTTSGIEPVFMPVYKRRRKVNPNDKDVRVDFVDEVGDSWEEYIVFHHKFKQWMEVNGIDTSVNYSNEELDKIIEQSPYYKATSNDVDWLSKVEMQGAIQKWVDHSISVTINIPNDATEELVNQLYLKAWEVGCKGVTVYRDGSRSGVLIAKDEKKEKEVEDIDVTFKRVFPTKRPQILEADVVRFQNNKEKWIAFIGKIDGQPYEIFTGLADDEDGILLPRWVNDGFIIKNRDDKGNSRYDFQYVNTRGYKTTIEGLSFRFNPEFWNYAKFISGTLRHGLEIDNVVELINGLQLDNESINTWKNGVARALKRYIPDGTTASGQKCGNCGGTHLMYQEGCLTCKDCGSSKCG; from the coding sequence ATGGATACAAATTTAGAAGTTCAAAAAAAGCAAATCTATTCTAATGAGGAAGCCTATCAGGCATCATTAGAGTACTTTAAAGGAGATGATTTAGCAGCCAGAGTTTGGTTGAATAAATATGCCTTAAAGGATTCAGAGGGTAATGTCTATGAAAAATCGCCTGATGATATGCATTATAGGATTGCTAAAGAAATTGCCCGAATAGAAGCCAGATATCCAAACCCGCTTTCAGAAACGAAAGTATATGATTTGATTAAAAATTTTACCTACATTATTCCGCAAGGAAGCCCGATGACAGGAATCGGAAATCCATATCAGGTGGCTTCATTGTCTAATTGTTTTGTGATCGGAAACAAAGGGCAAAGTGATTCTTACGGTGGAATCATGAAAATTGATCAGGAACAAGTGCAACTTATGAAGCGTCGGGGTGGAGTAGGACACGACTTGTCACACGTTCGTCCTAAAGGTTCTCCGGTGAAAAATTCTGCGTTAACGTCAACCGGATTAGTTCCTTTCATGGAACGCTATTCTAATTCAACACGGGAAGTAGCACAAGACGGAAGACGAGGTGCCTTAATGTTATCGGTTTCCATTAATCATCCAGATGCGGAAGATTTTATTGATGCCAAGTTAGAACAAGGAAAAATTACAGGGGCAAATGTTTCCGTTCGAATTGACGACGGTTTTATGCGGGCTGTAAAAAGTGGCGAAGCATATACCCAAAAATATCCGACTTTCAGTCCGAGTCCGGTGGTGTCCAAAAAAATAAATGCAGTAGATTTATGGAAGAAAATTGTTCACAACGCTTGGCAATCGGCTGAACCAGGAATTTTATTTTGGGATACCATTATTCGTGAATCTTTACCGGATTGTTATGCAGATTTAGGATATGAAACCATTTCTACAAATCCGTGTGGTGAAATTCCATTGTGTCCGTACGATTCTTGTCGTTTGTTAGCAATTAATTTATTTTCTTATGTAAAAAATCCTTTTACAAAACAAGCATATTTCGATTTTGAATTATTCAAAGAGCATGTAGGCTACGCACAAAGAATGATGGATGATATCATCGATCTGGAATTAGAGAAAGTAGATACTATTTTAGCTAAAATTGATAAAGATCCGGAAGATGATGAAATCAAGCGAACTGAACGTAACCTTTGGTTAGAAATCCGTAAAAAAGCAAAAGAAGGCCGCAGAACCGGTGTTGGGATCACAGCAGAAGGTGATATGTTAGCGGCTCTGGGAATTCGTTACGGAAGTAAAGAAGGTAATGCGTTTTCAATTGATGTTCATAAAACATTGGCTTTAGCGGCCTATCGTTCGTCGGTAGAAATGGCTAAAGAACGTGGCGCTTTTACCATTTTTGAGGCGCAAAGAGAAGTAAATAATCCATTCGTACAACGAATTAAAGAAGCTGATGAAGCTTTGTTCCGGGACATGCAAAAGTATGGTCGTAGAAATATTGCTTTATTGACGATTGCACCAACGGGTACAACTTCGTTAATGGCACAAACAACTTCAGGAATTGAGCCTGTGTTTATGCCGGTTTATAAAAGAAGAAGAAAAGTAAATCCAAATGATAAAGATGTTCGTGTAGATTTTGTAGATGAGGTAGGTGATTCATGGGAAGAATATATTGTTTTTCACCATAAATTCAAACAATGGATGGAAGTGAATGGAATCGACACTTCTGTAAATTATTCCAACGAAGAACTAGATAAGATCATTGAACAATCGCCTTATTATAAAGCCACTTCAAACGATGTGGATTGGTTGAGCAAAGTAGAAATGCAGGGTGCTATACAAAAATGGGTAGACCATTCTATTTCGGTAACCATTAATATTCCGAATGATGCTACAGAAGAATTGGTAAACCAACTGTATTTGAAAGCTTGGGAAGTAGGTTGTAAAGGCGTAACGGTTTATCGTGATGGTTCGCGTTCAGGCGTTTTAATTGCTAAAGACGAGAAAAAAGAAAAAGAAGTTGAAGATATTGATGTAACATTCAAACGCGTTTTCCCGACTAAACGTCCGCAGATTCTTGAAGCTGATGTTGTTCGTTTCCAGAATAATAAAGAAAAATGGATTGCTTTTATCGGAAAAATTGATGGTCAGCCGTATGAGATCTTTACCGGTCTGGCCGATGATGAAGATGGAATCTTACTACCGCGTTGGGTAAATGATGGTTTTATTATCAAAAACAGAGATGACAAAGGAAATTCACGTTACGATTTTCAATATGTGAATACCAGAGGCTATAAAACGACTATTGAAGGCTTATCCTTCCGCTTTAATCCGGAGTTCTGGAATTATGCCAAATTTATTTCGGGAACTTTACGTCACGGATTAGAGATCGACAATGTAGTAGAATTAATCAACGGATTACAGTTAGATAACGAATCGATCAATACCTGGAAAAACGGAGTGGCTCGTGCGTTAAAACGCTATATTCCGGACGGTACAACTGCAAGCGGACAAAAATGCGGCAATTGCGGCGGAACCCATTTAATGTATCAGGAAGGTTGTTTAACCTGTAAAGATTGTGGTTCGTCTAAATGCGGATAA
- the pheS gene encoding phenylalanine--tRNA ligase subunit alpha, with translation MIDKIKEHIEEVKAFHADNKEKIEEFRIKYLGSKGLLRELFADFKTVPNEMKKDFGQVINQLKTIAEEKVATLQEQIESKEVAKGIYGDLTRPGEPVTLGSRHPISIVKNQIIDIFSSVGFNVSEGPEIEDDWHNFTALNLPEYHPARDMQDTFFIQTNPDVLLRTHTSSVQVRYMENNQPPIRTISPGRVFRNEDISARSHCIFHQVEGLYIDKDVSFADLKQTLLYFTKEMFGKSKIRLRPSYFPFTEPSAEIDIYWGLKTETDYRITKGTGWLEIGGCGMVDPNVLKNCGIDADEYTGFAFGMGVERIAMLLYQIGDIRMFYENDVRFLEQFKSSL, from the coding sequence ATGATTGACAAGATAAAAGAGCACATTGAAGAAGTAAAAGCTTTTCATGCTGACAATAAGGAGAAAATTGAAGAATTCCGCATCAAATATTTGGGAAGCAAAGGATTGCTAAGAGAACTGTTCGCTGACTTTAAAACGGTTCCGAATGAAATGAAGAAAGATTTCGGGCAAGTGATCAATCAATTAAAAACCATTGCTGAAGAAAAAGTAGCTACTTTACAAGAACAAATTGAAAGTAAAGAAGTAGCAAAAGGTATTTATGGCGATTTAACACGTCCCGGCGAACCTGTAACTTTAGGTTCCCGTCATCCGATATCCATTGTAAAAAATCAAATTATTGATATATTTTCCAGTGTAGGTTTTAATGTGTCCGAAGGGCCTGAAATTGAAGACGACTGGCATAATTTTACGGCATTAAACCTGCCGGAATACCATCCGGCAAGAGACATGCAGGATACCTTTTTTATTCAGACAAATCCGGATGTCTTGTTGCGCACGCACACGTCATCGGTACAGGTGCGTTATATGGAGAACAATCAACCGCCTATTCGTACGATTTCTCCGGGTAGAGTGTTTCGTAATGAGGATATTTCAGCTCGTTCACACTGTATCTTCCACCAAGTAGAAGGTTTATATATTGATAAAGATGTTTCTTTTGCCGATTTGAAACAAACGTTGTTGTATTTCACTAAAGAAATGTTCGGTAAGTCAAAAATTCGTTTGAGACCTTCTTATTTCCCGTTTACGGAACCAAGTGCTGAAATCGATATTTATTGGGGACTTAAAACAGAAACCGATTATCGCATTACGAAAGGAACCGGTTGGTTAGAAATCGGAGGTTGTGGTATGGTCGATCCGAATGTGTTGAAAAATTGCGGCATTGATGCTGATGAATATACCGGTTTTGCTTTTGGTATGGGAGTAGAGCGTATTGCTATGTTGTTGTACCAAATCGGAGATATTCGTATGTTTTACGAAAATGACGTACGTTTCTTAGAGCAATTCAAATCAAGTTTGTAA
- a CDS encoding BatD family protein encodes MKVTNAVELPKDPNSPDYKAGEGIHLVAEVSKGNPYLNEPITVVYKLYFDPRFSVRNVREIENPKYNGFWSQHIDIDKLRAVQGTYNGQDYAMVVWRKVLLYPQETGVKQLEPLKIELDVDVPVRKRMGGFFEMMDYETTSKTVSAGAKSITVKPLPEDGKPADFTGAVGSFDFQVKPSKNELKSGESLDLEISVTGNGNLKLFNLPKPEFPSAFEAFEPQHQENVNTPLSGMTGKISDTYTIVPQYKGKYTIKPISFSYFDLDTQKYKTITSKEVDINVTQGAENTAGGNNAAVAKQEVVKNNTFQFIKLNTVFTPLVKEDFFGTTRYYLYLLLPFALIPFIILGRKKKEAIDADVVGNRIRRNNKLAKKYLSEAKKQMKSKVSFYMAMEKTLHNFLKAKLHLETSEMSKENIQELLLDRNANTNTVSDFIQLMNDCEFARYTPSSDVAMQKDYDKAVSLISELEKQL; translated from the coding sequence GTGAAGGTTACAAATGCAGTTGAATTACCGAAAGACCCTAATAGTCCTGATTACAAGGCAGGAGAAGGTATTCATCTTGTAGCCGAAGTGTCTAAAGGAAATCCTTATTTGAATGAGCCTATTACGGTAGTTTACAAACTCTATTTTGATCCGCGCTTTTCAGTTCGGAATGTTCGCGAAATAGAAAATCCTAAATACAACGGTTTCTGGAGTCAGCATATAGATATCGACAAGTTACGGGCTGTTCAGGGAACGTACAACGGGCAGGATTATGCTATGGTAGTATGGAGAAAAGTACTGTTGTATCCGCAAGAAACCGGAGTGAAACAATTAGAACCTTTAAAAATAGAGCTGGATGTAGACGTTCCGGTTCGGAAGAGGATGGGTGGTTTCTTTGAAATGATGGATTATGAAACGACCTCTAAAACTGTTTCGGCAGGAGCCAAAAGTATTACGGTAAAACCATTGCCGGAAGACGGAAAACCGGCTGATTTTACAGGAGCGGTAGGGAGTTTTGATTTTCAGGTGAAACCGTCTAAAAATGAATTAAAAAGCGGAGAATCGCTTGATCTCGAGATTAGTGTTACGGGTAACGGTAACTTAAAATTATTCAATTTGCCGAAACCGGAGTTTCCTAGTGCGTTTGAAGCGTTTGAACCGCAACATCAGGAAAATGTCAATACCCCTTTGAGTGGTATGACCGGAAAGATCTCGGACACATACACCATTGTGCCACAATACAAAGGGAAATATACGATTAAACCGATCTCTTTCTCCTATTTTGATTTGGACACACAGAAATATAAAACCATTACTTCAAAAGAAGTTGATATCAATGTAACACAGGGAGCAGAAAATACTGCCGGAGGAAACAATGCCGCTGTTGCTAAGCAAGAAGTGGTAAAAAACAATACATTCCAGTTTATAAAATTAAACACAGTTTTTACACCATTAGTTAAAGAAGACTTTTTCGGAACAACACGTTATTACCTGTATCTGCTTTTGCCTTTTGCTTTAATTCCGTTTATCATATTAGGCAGAAAGAAAAAAGAAGCCATAGATGCTGATGTAGTAGGAAACAGAATCAGAAGAAACAACAAATTAGCTAAAAAATACCTTTCTGAAGCTAAGAAACAAATGAAGAGCAAGGTGTCGTTCTATATGGCAATGGAGAAGACTTTGCATAATTTCTTAAAAGCTAAATTACATTTAGAAACATCTGAAATGAGTAAAGAGAACATTCAGGAATTATTGTTGGACAGAAATGCGAATACCAATACGGTTTCTGACTTTATCCAATTGATGAACGATTGCGAATTTGCTCGTTATACACCATCTTCAGATGTAGCTATGCAAAAAGATTACGATAAAGCAGTAAGTTTAATTTCGGAACTGGAAAAACAATTATAG
- a CDS encoding bile acid:sodium symporter family protein — MKIDKFVLAIITTVFLAYLFPQWGAKSSPIPLGLIGSLGIALIFFFYGLKLHPDKIKSGLKNWKLHVVVQLSTFLLFPLVILIVKPLIHSEHTEMIWLAFLFLAALPSTVSSSVVMVSIANGNIPAAIFNASISGLIGIAITPLWMGLFLQQSASDFDLGAIYIKLLTEILLPVVLGLLLQRFLGKYAAKYNKQLTLFDKSVILLIIYKSFSESFEEKVFTSVKLIDLLFIFAADILLFFGVYYLIGFLAKKLKFNREDQITAQFCGTKKSLVHGTVFSKILFPTTMATGVILLPLMLFHATQIFIISVIASKLGVEENK, encoded by the coding sequence ATGAAAATCGACAAATTTGTTTTAGCAATAATAACTACGGTTTTTCTGGCGTATCTATTTCCGCAATGGGGAGCCAAAAGCAGTCCCATCCCTTTAGGTTTGATAGGAAGTTTAGGAATTGCACTGATTTTCTTTTTCTATGGGTTAAAATTACATCCGGATAAAATCAAAAGCGGACTCAAAAACTGGAAATTGCACGTTGTAGTTCAATTATCTACGTTTTTATTGTTTCCTTTAGTTATTTTAATAGTTAAACCATTAATTCACTCGGAACATACCGAAATGATCTGGTTAGCCTTTTTATTTTTAGCTGCGCTACCTTCTACTGTTTCATCTTCAGTGGTAATGGTTTCTATCGCTAATGGAAATATTCCGGCAGCCATTTTCAACGCCAGTATTTCCGGATTGATCGGTATTGCGATAACACCACTTTGGATGGGATTATTTTTGCAGCAATCAGCAAGTGATTTCGATTTAGGTGCAATCTATATCAAATTGTTGACAGAGATTCTTCTACCGGTTGTTTTAGGGTTGTTATTGCAACGATTTTTAGGAAAATACGCTGCAAAGTACAACAAACAATTGACCTTGTTTGATAAATCAGTTATTCTGTTGATTATTTATAAAAGCTTTTCGGAATCTTTCGAAGAGAAAGTCTTTACTTCTGTGAAGTTAATAGATTTACTCTTCATTTTTGCAGCAGATATTTTATTGTTTTTCGGGGTCTATTATCTAATTGGATTTCTTGCGAAGAAACTAAAATTTAACCGTGAAGATCAGATTACAGCTCAATTTTGCGGAACCAAAAAATCATTGGTACACGGAACTGTTTTTTCAAAAATTCTGTTTCCGACCACGATGGCTACCGGAGTGATTTTATTACCCCTAATGTTGTTTCATGCCACACAAATTTTTATTATCAGCGTCATAGCTTCCAAACTCGGGGTTGAAGAAAACAAATAG
- a CDS encoding MFS transporter: MSIFSALFILGRVFFANQITIRGGLKVSLICLITETIGLLLLFLATNPGFALVGAAITGLGFSLIFPALGVEAVRLAPPSNAGAALACYGLFIDLSLGATGPLEGTVINLFGMKYLFLFCAIMVAISIFIVLKLTNKKLKKERI, encoded by the coding sequence TTGAGTATTTTTAGCGCCTTATTTATCCTTGGTCGCGTATTTTTTGCGAATCAGATCACTATTCGTGGCGGATTAAAAGTATCTCTGATTTGTCTAATCACCGAAACGATAGGCTTGCTCCTCTTATTTTTAGCTACGAATCCTGGTTTTGCTCTGGTAGGTGCTGCAATAACCGGCTTAGGATTTTCTCTTATTTTCCCGGCCTTAGGTGTTGAAGCCGTTCGGCTGGCACCACCTTCAAATGCGGGAGCAGCACTGGCATGCTATGGTCTTTTTATTGATCTTTCTCTAGGTGCTACCGGTCCTCTGGAAGGAACAGTGATCAACCTCTTCGGAATGAAATATTTATTCTTGTTCTGCGCTATTATGGTCGCTATAAGTATTTTTATCGTATTGAAATTAACAAACAAAAAACTTAAAAAAGAACGTATTTAA
- a CDS encoding MFS transporter produces MANRQFCFTDFLGYLCIGLPLAVLPVYIHKTLGFSEIIAGVIISLQYVTTFLVRGIAGKIVDTKGPKLAVIISMSNFLLSGILLFIAFHYEENRMLSLTLLAITRLITGCAEGMVGASPINWAMLVVGDQHTATAISYNGIASYGALALGAPLGVIISKNFGITTISICISIVALLGLMYTLFQKSVVGNSKSEPIPFLKVLGLVTPYGICLSLAGLGFGDCQILLHYTMTILTGRMPLYV; encoded by the coding sequence ATTGCAAATCGTCAGTTTTGTTTCACTGACTTTCTGGGTTATTTGTGCATAGGTCTTCCTTTAGCAGTTTTACCCGTTTACATCCATAAAACACTTGGATTTAGCGAAATTATTGCAGGGGTTATCATAAGCTTGCAATATGTTACTACTTTTTTAGTAAGAGGAATTGCTGGTAAAATTGTAGATACCAAAGGCCCTAAACTAGCAGTTATTATCAGTATGAGCAATTTTTTACTCAGTGGTATCTTACTGTTCATTGCTTTTCATTACGAAGAAAACCGAATGTTAAGTTTAACTCTTTTAGCCATTACTCGATTAATCACCGGATGTGCTGAAGGTATGGTAGGAGCAAGCCCTATCAACTGGGCCATGTTAGTTGTAGGCGACCAACATACGGCAACAGCTATCTCATACAACGGAATTGCCAGTTATGGTGCTTTAGCCTTAGGCGCTCCTCTCGGGGTTATTATCAGTAAAAATTTCGGAATAACTACAATTTCGATCTGCATCTCGATTGTGGCCTTATTAGGATTGATGTATACGCTTTTTCAGAAATCTGTCGTAGGAAATTCTAAATCAGAACCTATTCCCTTTTTAAAAGTCTTAGGTTTGGTTACTCCTTACGGAATCTGTCTAAGTCTGGCCGGATTAGGATTCGGGGATTGTCAAATTTTATTACATTATACTATGACTATTTTAACTGGACGAATGCCGCTTTATGTTTGA
- a CDS encoding SH3 domain-containing protein: MLTYNSWAWFAVVCSIVFLLFFVGYYFSAITNVKRTFFVGMFVVLGLLGMAVLSAFLQKRFDRKIRPAIVFAESVFVKSEPKNSAENAFELHEGTKVFVKETLDNWKRIQLTDKTEGWIKKDAIKELKP; the protein is encoded by the coding sequence TTGCTTACGTATAACAGTTGGGCTTGGTTTGCAGTTGTTTGTTCCATAGTTTTTTTATTGTTTTTTGTAGGCTATTATTTTTCAGCGATTACCAATGTAAAACGAACATTCTTTGTGGGGATGTTTGTTGTTTTAGGACTTCTCGGAATGGCAGTGCTTTCTGCGTTTTTGCAAAAACGTTTTGATAGAAAAATTAGACCGGCTATTGTTTTTGCAGAAAGTGTTTTCGTGAAATCAGAACCTAAAAATAGTGCCGAAAATGCTTTTGAACTTCACGAAGGTACTAAAGTATTCGTAAAAGAAACATTAGATAACTGGAAACGAATTCAGTTGACGGATAAAACGGAAGGTTGGATCAAAAAAGATGCAATTAAAGAGCTAAAACCTTAA
- a CDS encoding tetratricopeptide repeat protein, with translation MERIIVALTVFVSSIIFAQNKDQNLYDGTVAFDQKKYIDAEVDFRVSQSNNADKKAVAEYNLGNSIYRQNNPGEAKYKFYNAVETAKTKEQKHKAFHNLGNAFMKEENYQAAVEAYKNALRNNPYDEETRYNYALAKQKLKDNPSQGDNNKDKNGGDNNKDQQNQQNQQNKEQGDNKDNKDNKDKGDNKDKNDQDKGDQKDNSDKGDDKKDKGDGKDKEEEQNNPQPKPSGANKQQIENLLEAVNNAEKKIQDKINAKKVKAQPAANDKDW, from the coding sequence ATGGAAAGGATTATAGTAGCTTTAACGGTTTTTGTATCATCAATCATCTTTGCACAAAACAAAGACCAAAACCTCTATGACGGTACAGTAGCATTTGACCAGAAAAAATACATTGATGCTGAGGTTGATTTTAGAGTCTCGCAATCTAATAATGCTGATAAAAAAGCCGTTGCTGAGTACAATCTCGGGAATAGTATTTATCGTCAGAATAATCCCGGCGAAGCCAAATATAAATTCTATAATGCAGTCGAAACGGCTAAAACAAAGGAACAAAAACATAAAGCATTTCATAATCTTGGGAATGCCTTTATGAAAGAAGAGAATTATCAGGCTGCTGTTGAAGCCTATAAAAATGCGTTGCGAAATAATCCTTATGACGAAGAAACACGTTACAATTATGCGTTGGCCAAACAAAAATTAAAAGATAACCCGTCGCAAGGAGATAACAATAAAGATAAAAACGGCGGGGATAACAATAAAGATCAGCAAAACCAGCAGAATCAGCAAAACAAAGAGCAAGGCGACAACAAAGACAACAAAGACAACAAAGATAAGGGCGACAACAAGGATAAAAACGATCAGGATAAAGGAGATCAAAAAGATAATAGTGATAAAGGCGACGATAAAAAGGACAAAGGTGACGGCAAGGACAAAGAGGAGGAGCAAAATAATCCACAACCTAAACCTTCCGGAGCTAATAAACAACAAATTGAAAACCTTTTAGAAGCGGTAAATAACGCCGAAAAGAAAATTCAGGATAAGATCAATGCTAAGAAAGTAAAGGCTCAGCCTGCTGCAAATGACAAAGATTGGTAA
- a CDS encoding vWA domain-containing protein, producing MQLEEPKYLYFLVLLALVTVLFMLQLFWGRKKRREFADDELLKQLAPDSSVFKPILKFVTLALVLVALIIALVNPKIGTKMETVKRQGIDIVFALDVSKSMLAEDVAPNRLEKSKQLISQIINSLGSDRIGIVGYAGSAYPVLPMTTDYSIAKMYLQNMNTDMVSSQGTALNDAINMATNYFDAVDTSKLIILVSDGEDHGDGADQASEIAKEKGIKIITIGVGTEKGGPIPIKDRNGRVEEYKKDSNGETVITQMHPETLETIAENADGGYIPGNSTKEVVEQIKNALDNIEKTEFETQQIAEYQTQYQWFVGIAFVLLLLDIFFLERKTKWLQKLNLFNER from the coding sequence ATGCAATTAGAAGAACCAAAATATTTATATTTTTTAGTGTTACTGGCATTGGTGACCGTTTTGTTCATGCTTCAGTTGTTCTGGGGAAGAAAAAAACGTCGTGAATTTGCCGATGATGAACTGTTAAAACAATTAGCACCCGATAGCTCCGTTTTTAAACCGATTCTGAAATTTGTTACGCTAGCATTAGTACTTGTAGCTTTGATTATTGCTTTGGTAAATCCTAAAATAGGAACCAAAATGGAAACGGTAAAACGTCAGGGAATTGATATTGTTTTTGCTTTGGACGTGTCCAAAAGTATGCTGGCTGAAGATGTGGCTCCTAATCGTCTTGAAAAATCAAAACAGCTAATCAGTCAGATCATCAATAGTTTAGGGAGTGACAGGATTGGTATTGTAGGTTATGCGGGAAGTGCATATCCGGTTTTACCCATGACAACGGATTATAGTATTGCAAAAATGTATCTTCAGAACATGAATACCGATATGGTTTCATCGCAAGGAACAGCTCTGAATGATGCGATCAATATGGCAACAAATTACTTTGATGCTGTTGACACCAGTAAACTGATTATTTTAGTTTCTGACGGAGAAGATCATGGTGACGGAGCCGATCAGGCGAGTGAAATAGCCAAAGAAAAAGGAATTAAGATCATTACGATCGGAGTAGGAACTGAAAAAGGAGGTCCTATACCTATTAAAGATCGAAACGGTCGGGTTGAAGAATATAAGAAAGATAGCAACGGAGAGACTGTAATTACTCAGATGCATCCGGAAACACTCGAAACTATTGCAGAAAATGCAGACGGAGGCTATATTCCGGGGAATTCAACCAAAGAAGTAGTAGAGCAAATCAAAAATGCTTTAGACAATATTGAAAAAACTGAATTTGAAACACAACAAATAGCTGAATACCAAACACAATACCAATGGTTTGTAGGAATAGCATTTGTCCTGTTATTATTAGATATTTTCTTTTTGGAACGCAAAACAAAATGGTTGCAAAAATTGAATTTATTTAACGAAAGATAG
- a CDS encoding BatD family protein, with amino-acid sequence MKKLLFYILILFQMTALAQEAKFEAKLSKSSLGLNEKLQVTFSINQDGDNFQAPSFDGFNVVGGPFQSTNFSWVNGVKSFNRSYSFVLQPKQKGTLTIKSATIEYGERSTKPNRLK; translated from the coding sequence ATGAAAAAACTGCTATTTTACATATTGATTTTATTTCAAATGACAGCCTTAGCCCAAGAAGCGAAATTTGAGGCTAAACTGAGTAAGTCCTCCCTTGGATTAAATGAAAAACTTCAGGTTACTTTTTCTATTAATCAGGATGGCGATAATTTTCAAGCGCCTTCTTTTGATGGTTTTAATGTTGTAGGCGGTCCGTTTCAGTCCACTAATTTTTCCTGGGTAAACGGAGTAAAATCTTTTAACCGAAGTTATTCTTTTGTGTTGCAACCTAAGCAAAAAGGAACGTTGACAATCAAATCGGCGACCATTGAATACGGGGAGAGGTCTACAAAACCCAACCGGTTAAAGTGA